CCATCCCAGTTGTGATTAATCCTCACAGTAATAAAGAAGACTATCAAAAAATCCTAGAATATATTGCCCAAGCTACCAGTAATGATCAAAATAGCCATTACTGGGTAAAAATATTTTATGAAAGAAATGAATATGTGATTAATCTCAACTGCATCAGTTCATTTTGTTCTGAACCTAATGGCAGAATTACCTTTTGGTTGCCCGATGGTATTATCCCAATCATTATTCATCCTGTAGCAAATCCAGAATCCTACGAGAAAGTCCTCAACTATATCAACAAAACTACTGGTTATTCCTTTTCATAGTCAGCCTTTTTCACCAAAGCTAACTTCGCAGCACCAACCATCCCCGCAGCATTTCCTAGCTCTGCGGGAAGGATTTCCAAACCAACACGGGATGTGGGTAATACTCGCTTTTCGATTTCTGCGATCGCCCCAGGTAAGAAAAACTCACAACTAGCGCTCACACCCCCACCAATCACTACAGCTTCCGGGGTAAGTACGTAAATTAAGCTAGTTAAACCGATACCTAAATCCCTACCATATTCCTGCCAAAAAGCCAGGGCAGACTTGTCTCCCTGTTGTGCCAAAGCACCCAATTCCGAGGGTTCTTTCCCCGTACGGCGGCGAATTGCGGTTACTGACGCGAATTGCTCCAGAGAACCCTGGTTACCACTATTACACACATGACCATCGGGATAAAGGGTAATCAAACCTAATTCCCCAGCTGCCCCCCGATGTCCGACAAATAATTTACCATCCAGAATAATCGCTCCACCCACGCCCGTACCCAAGGTTAGGAGAATCAGGTTTTGAAAACGTCTTCCAGCCCCTAGCCAAGCTTCCCCTAAACCCGCGCAGTTCGCATCGTTGGCTAAAATCGTCGGTTTTCCCGTCTTTGCTTCTAGCCAGTCAGCTAGGGGCACATCCTGCCATCCGGCTAAGTTAATTGCCACCAGAGCAATTCTTCCCTGAGCATCCGCAGGTCCTGGGGTACCGATACCAATAGCTGTAGAATGGTTTTCTGGGTCAACTTGGGCGATCGCCTCTACTATGGTTGTGAAAACTGCCGTAGGTGTGGCTGGTTGTGGTGTTGCCACTGTGAGAGATTTTACACAATTACCATCGGCGGTAAATAGTCCTAGTTTAATTGCTGTACCACCCAAATCAATCCCAATTACTGCTGTCATCGCAATTCCAGATTTTAGATTTATGTCTCTGTAGTATAGTGTTTGTCTGTAAACTCATACCCAGCAACCCATAAAAAAGTTTTTCCATTGCTGATATATATTCTGTTCTACTAAAGACTAAAGACTTCTCTTTAAGACTGCAAGGGAGTAGGGGGAGAATTTTCTGTTTGTTGCACAGATATAGGATTTATTTGGGGATAGGGATTTTTCCCAGTGGTTTTGTCTATGCTTCGCTGATTTTTATGAAAACGATGCTGTGAAAAAAAACGCTGGTGACGGGACGAAAGAAATATTCTGTGATGCGATGTTTCTGAGAAATGACTGAGTGGCGATCGCCAGGAAATAACTCACTTTTAGTTCAATTTCAGTCTAATTTGAGGGAATAATACATTTAGCTTTATCAAAATAAATATTTTATCACTAGATATTCTGTTTGCAGCTAGCCAATCTGGGAACAATAAATGATATACGGGTTCTCGTTTAATTCTCTTATAAAGAAGAGTTTCTCCTCACTGAAAAATGAAAATCAAATCGCTCCCGTAGCAATGATGCCAACCCCCAAAAAATCCTCATTCCCTCCCTGCGGCAACCGCCATGTAATAGGAGCGGCTCTAATTGGGATTGCGATCGCCCTGCTTCCTGGATGCACTCAATCACAAAACCCGAAGGTACAAGCTCCTACCCCTGTCTCTGAGCAAGCTGTACTCCGCATTAGTGTGCAGCCAACCCAAAACAAAGCCGATCAAGAAAAAATGATTACGCCACTAGATGCCCACCTAGAGAAGGTGTTAGGGCAACAGGTCGATTTTATCATTGCCAAAGACTATAAAGATGCGGTGGATATGTTGGTGGATGGACGAGCGAATGCTTTCTATGGTGGAGTTGTCTCCTATTTTGAAGCCTTGGAACGGGGAGCAAAAATGATACCCCTGGTAGCACCCATCGATGCAGATACTGTTCGACCCTGGTATCGTTCCTGCTTTGTTGTGGCAGCAAATAGCCCGATCAAAACCTTAAATGACCTGAAGGGTAAGCGAGTGGGTTTTGTCAGCCGCTCCTCCACGTCGGGCTATCTTATTCCTGTAGCAGCGCTCAAAGAAGAGGGAATCGATCCAGAGCGGAATTTTGCTCAGGTAGTGTTTGGTGGAACCCATGCAGAAACTGAGGCGTTATTGACAACAAATCGGGTTGATGCCATTGCCACTAATTTGGCTACCTATAATCAATGGCAGAAAGAGGGTAAGGCTGAAAATGTTCGGATTGTTTGGCAGTCAGTTCCAGTCCCCCATGCTCCGGTAATGGTTTCTAGTGATATACCACCGGAGTTGTTGGAGAAACTCACAGAAGCTTTCTTGACGACACCTGCGGGAGTTAAAGACTTGATGGGTGCTAAAAGTGTCGGATATACCTTGGTGGAAGCGGAGGATTACAAATCCATTGGGGAATTACGCCGTCAACTCAAATTATCAGGGGAGAGCAGCCAGTGAAAATATCGACGAAGTTTGTAGGTTTTTCGGTGGCATTGGTGGGAGCGATCGCTCTCATTTCTGGTGGCAGTACCCTCTGGCGTAATCATATCCAAGAAACCACCCACGAAAGGTATACCCAAGCCCAGCGCCGGATTCAAGCAGCAACCCTGGTGCAAAATCGCCTGTATGCGGAAATTCTCGAACTCAAGGATCATATTTTGTTCCGCAATATAGACGAGGAAAAAGAGGATGAGTTCGACGTGGGGGTTGAAGAGGCACTCGATCTGTTGGAATCAGTGGTATCGACACCAGAGATTAAATATATCCGCGCTCGGCAGG
The Calothrix sp. 336/3 DNA segment above includes these coding regions:
- a CDS encoding phosphate/phosphite/phosphonate ABC transporter substrate-binding protein, which codes for MMPTPKKSSFPPCGNRHVIGAALIGIAIALLPGCTQSQNPKVQAPTPVSEQAVLRISVQPTQNKADQEKMITPLDAHLEKVLGQQVDFIIAKDYKDAVDMLVDGRANAFYGGVVSYFEALERGAKMIPLVAPIDADTVRPWYRSCFVVAANSPIKTLNDLKGKRVGFVSRSSTSGYLIPVAALKEEGIDPERNFAQVVFGGTHAETEALLTTNRVDAIATNLATYNQWQKEGKAENVRIVWQSVPVPHAPVMVSSDIPPELLEKLTEAFLTTPAGVKDLMGAKSVGYTLVEAEDYKSIGELRRQLKLSGESSQ
- a CDS encoding ROK family protein, which codes for MTAVIGIDLGGTAIKLGLFTADGNCVKSLTVATPQPATPTAVFTTIVEAIAQVDPENHSTAIGIGTPGPADAQGRIALVAINLAGWQDVPLADWLEAKTGKPTILANDANCAGLGEAWLGAGRRFQNLILLTLGTGVGGAIILDGKLFVGHRGAAGELGLITLYPDGHVCNSGNQGSLEQFASVTAIRRRTGKEPSELGALAQQGDKSALAFWQEYGRDLGIGLTSLIYVLTPEAVVIGGGVSASCEFFLPGAIAEIEKRVLPTSRVGLEILPAELGNAAGMVGAAKLALVKKADYEKE